Proteins from a genomic interval of Stigmatopora nigra isolate UIUO_SnigA chromosome 19, RoL_Snig_1.1, whole genome shotgun sequence:
- the gnb2 gene encoding guanine nucleotide-binding protein G(I)/G(S)/G(T) subunit beta-2 has translation MSELEQLRQEAEQLRNQIRDARKACGDSTLTQITAGLDPVGRIQMRTRRTLRGHLAKIYAMHWGSDSRLLVSASQDGKLIVWDSYTTNKIHAIPLRSSWVMTCAYAPSGNYVACGGLDNICSIYCLKTREGNVRISRELPGHTGYLSCCRFIDDNQIITSSGDTTCALWDIETSQQTTVFSGHTGDVMSLSLAPDLRTFVSGACDASVKLWDIRDSMCRQTFTGHESDINAICFFPNGSAFATGSDDATCRLFDLRADQELSLYCHDNIICGITSVAFSRSGRLLLAGYDDFNCNIWDAMKGDRAGVLAGHDNRVSCLGVTDDGMAVSTGSWDSFLKIWN, from the exons ATGAGTGAACTGGAGCAGCTTCGACAGGAGGCTGAACAGCTGAGGAACCAGATACga gatgCCAGGAAAGCATGTGGGGATTCCACCTTGACACAG ATAACTGCCGGTCTGGATCCAGTGGGGCGGATACAGATGCGAACAAGACGCACCCTTCGAGGCCACCTCGCTAAGATCTATGCCATGCACTGGGGGTCGGACTCAAG GCTTCTTGTTAGCGCCTCTCAAGACGGCAAACTGATCGTGTGGGACAGCTACACAACTAACAAG ATCCACGCCATCCCTCTGCGCTCCTCCTGGGTGATGACCTGTGCTTACGCCCCATCTGGGAACTATGTGGCGTGTGGAGGTCTTGATAACATCTGCTCCATTTACTGCCTGAAAACACGCGAGGGGAATGTCAGGATTAGCAGGGAACTACCTGGCCATACAG GTTACTTGTCATGTTGCCGTTTCATTGACGACAATCAAATCATCACAAGTTCAGGGGACACCACTTG TGCGTTGTGGGATATCGAGACGAGCCAACAGACCACGGTGTTCTCGGGCCACACTGGCGACGTCATGAGTCTGTCCTTGGCGCCCGACCTGCGCACTTTTGTGTCGGGAGCCTGCGATGCCTCGGTCAAGCTGTGGGACATAAGAGACAGCATGTGTAGACAGACCTTCACAGGACACGAGTCAGACATCAATGCCATCTGC TTCTTCCCCAATGGCAGCGCCTTTGCCACTGGCTCTGACGACGCCACCTGCAGGCTGTTTGATCTGCGCGCAGACCAGGAACTTAGCCTCTATTGCCATGACAACATCATCTGTGGCATCACCTCGGTGGCTTTCTCTCGTTCAGGCCGCCTACTGCTGGCGGGCTACGACGACTTCAACTGCAACATCTGGGACGCTATGAAGGGGGACAGGGCAG GAGTCTTGGCCGGCCATGACAATCGTGTGAGCTGTCTGGGCGTGACTGATGATGGCATGGCTGTGTCCACCGGGTCCTGGGACAGCTTCCTCAAGATCTGGAATTAA